The following are from one region of the Nicotiana tomentosiformis chromosome 7, ASM39032v3, whole genome shotgun sequence genome:
- the LOC138895060 gene encoding uncharacterized protein has protein sequence MVKKIVKARKHFEEAGLQQNDLSDMMTYSIKKMYHKLRGNFPKVSWRKLICNNLGFPKWIFNLRLVAHGKLLTRDRLAKWGITKDTVCSLCDIENETIAHMFFHCKYSAAIWERLLHWQEIDRKADRWPGEQVWAEKLATGKGAEA, from the coding sequence ATGGTGAAGAAGATAGTGAAGGCTAGAAAACACTTTGAGGAAGCTGGCCTCCAGCAAAATGACCTGAGTGACATGATGACATATTCAATTAAAAAGATGTATCATAAGCTGAGAGGGAACTTCCCTAAAGTATCATGGAGAAAACTAATTTGCAACAACTTAGGCTTCCCAAAATGGATCTTTAACTTGAGATTGGTGGCTCATGGAAAATTGCTTACAAGAGATAGACTGGCCAAGTGGGGCATCACCAAAGATACTGTATGTTCTTTGTGTGATATTGAGAATGAAACCATAGCTCACATGTTCTTTCATTGCAAATACTCTGCTGCAATTTGGGAAAGATTATTACATTGGCAGGAGATAGATAGGAAAGCTGACAGATGGCCTGGAGAGCAAGTTTGGGCTGAAAAGCTTGCTACAGGGAAAGGGGCGGAAGCATGA
- the LOC104087912 gene encoding uncharacterized protein yields MEKANRKTHGSTDSGAEDTTTGKRAKMQNDDEEEEEEGDMMAWLSLDDEKMTELSKVLDPDTASFQQSFRVRFIENPYTPPVIVQSSSGYITINGNEESCGSSFSDLDSSAMASVDRGSLNGILFEAIKGKAVAWGSDADEAGGWMEENGDDVASWSWGKQMDDEANCGKFLGEDLFGNWDTVENW; encoded by the coding sequence ATGGAAAAAGCTAACCGGAAAACACATGGGAGTACTGATTCCGGCGCCGAAGACACCACCACCGGAAAACGAGCTAAAATGCAAAATgacgatgaagaagaagaagaagaaggcgaTATGATGGCTTGGTTAAGCTTGGACGACGAGAAAATGACTGAGCTTTCCAAGGTACTGGACCCTGATACTGCGTCGTTTCAGCAGTCGTTCAGGGTGAGGTTCATTGAAAACCCGTACACCCCGCCGGTGATCGTACAGTCCTCGTCGGGTTATATTACTATAAACGGCAACGAGGAGTCATGTGGCTCGTCATTTTCCGACTTGGACTCGTCGGCCATGGCGAGTGTTGATAGGGGGAGCTTAAATGGGATTTTATTCGAGGCGATTAAAGGAAAAGCTGTCGCGTGGGGTTCAGACGCCGATGAGGCAGGCGGATGGATGGAAGAAAATGGTGATGACGTGGCGTCGTGGAGTTGGGGTAAACAAATGGACGATGAGGCTAACTGCGGTAAATTTCTGGGGGAAGACTTGTTTGGAAATTGGGACACTGTAGAAAATTGGTGA